In Cloacibacillus sp., the following proteins share a genomic window:
- a CDS encoding DHCW motif cupin fold protein — MKIEGIPYQTVDWNKIEAVPHKGESGEALWRTFEKGNIRARLVEYGPGYLADHWCPHGHVLLVLEGSVISELEDGTKEELTPGMGYVAEDDDKNRHRSFSPNGVKLFIVD, encoded by the coding sequence CCGTTGACTGGAACAAGATAGAGGCCGTACCTCACAAGGGCGAGAGCGGAGAGGCTCTCTGGCGAACGTTTGAGAAGGGTAATATACGCGCCCGGCTCGTGGAATACGGCCCGGGCTATCTCGCGGACCACTGGTGCCCGCACGGCCATGTGCTCCTCGTCCTTGAGGGCTCCGTCATCTCCGAGCTGGAGGATGGAACAAAGGAGGAGCTTACGCCGGGGATGGGCTATGTCGCCGAGGACGACGACAAAAACCGCCACCGCTCTTTTTCGCCGAACGGAGTCAAGTTATTCATCGTAGATTAG